Proteins encoded together in one Carya illinoinensis cultivar Pawnee chromosome 3, C.illinoinensisPawnee_v1, whole genome shotgun sequence window:
- the LOC122305719 gene encoding uncharacterized protein LOC122305719 isoform X3: MDVNLANLRLEGDQAGVFSGFSIKFLATIQPLIQVLGNLLQLKCQNSDTAPFQTHGTIMSLVIAAVCVYFVAFMEITRPVRNTSLFKQTFNRTRRAEASPQASNDNPVGQEAGDDGAHQAEAGPRATNANFMKQEGGDHGPIEICV; the protein is encoded by the exons ATGGACGTAAACTTGGCAAATCTTCGTCTCGAGGG CGACCAAGCTGGAGTATTCTCTGGTTTCTCCATCAAATTCCTAGCCACTATCCAACCTCTCATTCAAGTATTAGGTAACCTTCTTCAATTAAAGTGTCAGAACTCAGACACTGCTCCATTCCAGACACACGGTACAATCATGTCACTTGTCATTGCAGCCGTCTGTGTTTACTTCGTGGCATTTATGGAGATAACCCGGCCAGTTCGAAACACGAG CTTATTCAAACAGACTTTCAATCGAACTCGTCGAGCAGAAGCAAGCCCTCAAGCATCTAACGACAACCCAGTGGGGCAAGAGGCAGGCGATGATGGTGCCCATCAAGCAGAAGCAGGCCCTCGAGCAACTAATGCTAACTTCATGAAGCAAGAGGGTGGCGATCATGGTCCGATCGAAATTTGTGTGTGA
- the LOC122305719 gene encoding uncharacterized protein LOC122305719 isoform X1, giving the protein MDVNLANLRLEGDQAGVFSGFSIKFLATIQPLIQVLGNLLQLKCQNSDTAPFQTHGTIMSLVIAAVCVYFVAFMEITRPVRNTRYLLAARILCGISGVLTSILLALILFPPVGWVMLTLYTIRALHDLFPLITTELLVHGISLEMLYGSLFKQTFNRTRRAEASPQASNDNPVGQEAGDDGAHQAEAGPRATNANFMKQEGGDHGPIEICV; this is encoded by the exons ATGGACGTAAACTTGGCAAATCTTCGTCTCGAGGG CGACCAAGCTGGAGTATTCTCTGGTTTCTCCATCAAATTCCTAGCCACTATCCAACCTCTCATTCAAGTATTAGGTAACCTTCTTCAATTAAAGTGTCAGAACTCAGACACTGCTCCATTCCAGACACACGGTACAATCATGTCACTTGTCATTGCAGCCGTCTGTGTTTACTTCGTGGCATTTATGGAGATAACCCGGCCAGTTCGAAACACGAGGTACCTCCTTGCCGCTCGGATTCTCTGCGGAATTTCGGGTGTTCTGACCAGTATTTTACTAGCACTGATCCTCTTCCCTCCCGTTGGATGGGTTATGCTAACTTTATATACTATTAGGGCATTACACGACTTATTTCCACTGATCACTACTGAATTGCTCGTTCATGGTATCTCTCTCGAGATGTTATATGGCAGCTTATTCAAACAGACTTTCAATCGAACTCGTCGAGCAGAAGCAAGCCCTCAAGCATCTAACGACAACCCAGTGGGGCAAGAGGCAGGCGATGATGGTGCCCATCAAGCAGAAGCAGGCCCTCGAGCAACTAATGCTAACTTCATGAAGCAAGAGGGTGGCGATCATGGTCCGATCGAAATTTGTGTGTGA
- the LOC122305719 gene encoding uncharacterized protein LOC122305719 isoform X4 produces the protein MDVNLANLRLEGDQAGVFSGFSIKFLATIQPLIQVLAVCVYFVAFMEITRPVRNTSLFKQTFNRTRRAEASPQASNDNPVGQEAGDDGAHQAEAGPRATNANFMKQEGGDHGPIEICV, from the exons ATGGACGTAAACTTGGCAAATCTTCGTCTCGAGGG CGACCAAGCTGGAGTATTCTCTGGTTTCTCCATCAAATTCCTAGCCACTATCCAACCTCTCATTCAAGTATTAG CCGTCTGTGTTTACTTCGTGGCATTTATGGAGATAACCCGGCCAGTTCGAAACACGAG CTTATTCAAACAGACTTTCAATCGAACTCGTCGAGCAGAAGCAAGCCCTCAAGCATCTAACGACAACCCAGTGGGGCAAGAGGCAGGCGATGATGGTGCCCATCAAGCAGAAGCAGGCCCTCGAGCAACTAATGCTAACTTCATGAAGCAAGAGGGTGGCGATCATGGTCCGATCGAAATTTGTGTGTGA
- the LOC122305719 gene encoding uncharacterized protein LOC122305719 isoform X2, with protein sequence MDVNLANLRLEGDQAGVFSGFSIKFLATIQPLIQVLAVCVYFVAFMEITRPVRNTRYLLAARILCGISGVLTSILLALILFPPVGWVMLTLYTIRALHDLFPLITTELLVHGISLEMLYGSLFKQTFNRTRRAEASPQASNDNPVGQEAGDDGAHQAEAGPRATNANFMKQEGGDHGPIEICV encoded by the exons ATGGACGTAAACTTGGCAAATCTTCGTCTCGAGGG CGACCAAGCTGGAGTATTCTCTGGTTTCTCCATCAAATTCCTAGCCACTATCCAACCTCTCATTCAAGTATTAG CCGTCTGTGTTTACTTCGTGGCATTTATGGAGATAACCCGGCCAGTTCGAAACACGAGGTACCTCCTTGCCGCTCGGATTCTCTGCGGAATTTCGGGTGTTCTGACCAGTATTTTACTAGCACTGATCCTCTTCCCTCCCGTTGGATGGGTTATGCTAACTTTATATACTATTAGGGCATTACACGACTTATTTCCACTGATCACTACTGAATTGCTCGTTCATGGTATCTCTCTCGAGATGTTATATGGCAGCTTATTCAAACAGACTTTCAATCGAACTCGTCGAGCAGAAGCAAGCCCTCAAGCATCTAACGACAACCCAGTGGGGCAAGAGGCAGGCGATGATGGTGCCCATCAAGCAGAAGCAGGCCCTCGAGCAACTAATGCTAACTTCATGAAGCAAGAGGGTGGCGATCATGGTCCGATCGAAATTTGTGTGTGA